Proteins encoded by one window of Pyxidicoccus trucidator:
- a CDS encoding DUF3616 domain-containing protein, with amino-acid sequence MRLAFICVGVLATGCAARGVPEQPAAVLVSSTGAHAPILFEGMCDASGAVALGGGMFVVGDDEDNILRVYDARRGGAPVRSVDLSPDLELPAKKKPPEADIEAATGLGSLSFWLTSHGRNSSGKKQPSRLRFFATEETDEGPKLVGHPYAHLLDDILADPRLAAFALTEAEALPPKSAGGLNIEGMTATADGSALLIGFRSPVPRGRALVVPVLNPTEIIREGVRARLGEPRLLDLGGLGIRSLSWWRGRYLIISGGTASEATSRLFTWRGGDDAPVPVSDVDLTGLNPEAFFTPEQAEDILLLSDDGTVPLDGVECKRLKDPSRKRFRGVWVRLPPEQT; translated from the coding sequence ATGAGGCTGGCATTCATCTGCGTAGGAGTCCTGGCCACGGGCTGTGCCGCCCGTGGTGTGCCCGAGCAACCCGCCGCCGTTCTGGTGAGCAGCACGGGGGCTCACGCCCCCATCCTCTTCGAGGGGATGTGTGATGCCTCGGGCGCGGTGGCGCTCGGCGGGGGCATGTTCGTGGTGGGGGACGATGAGGACAACATCCTCCGCGTCTATGACGCCCGGCGTGGCGGCGCCCCGGTGCGGAGCGTGGACCTGTCGCCGGACCTGGAGCTGCCCGCGAAGAAGAAGCCGCCGGAGGCGGACATCGAGGCGGCCACGGGGCTGGGCTCGCTGTCCTTCTGGCTCACGTCGCACGGCCGGAACAGCTCCGGCAAGAAGCAGCCGAGCCGCCTGCGCTTCTTCGCCACGGAGGAGACGGACGAGGGCCCGAAGCTGGTGGGGCACCCGTATGCGCACCTGCTGGACGACATCCTGGCGGACCCGCGGCTCGCCGCCTTCGCGCTGACGGAGGCCGAGGCGCTGCCCCCGAAGTCCGCCGGAGGGCTGAACATCGAGGGCATGACGGCGACGGCGGATGGGAGCGCGCTCCTCATCGGCTTCCGCAGTCCGGTGCCCCGGGGGCGGGCGCTGGTGGTGCCCGTGCTGAACCCGACGGAAATCATCCGGGAGGGGGTCCGGGCCCGCCTGGGCGAGCCGCGGCTGCTGGACCTGGGCGGGCTGGGCATCCGCTCCCTGTCATGGTGGCGCGGGCGCTACCTCATCATCAGCGGGGGCACGGCGAGCGAGGCGACCTCGCGCCTGTTCACCTGGCGCGGTGGGGATGATGCGCCCGTGCCCGTCTCGGACGTGGACCTCACCGGGCTCAACCCCGAGGCCTTCTTCACGCCGGAGCAGGCGGAGGACATCCTCCTGCTGAGTGACGACGGCACCGTCCCGCTCGACGGCGTTGAGTGCAAGCGGCTGAAGGACCCATCGCGCAAGCGCTTCCGGGGCGTGTGGGTCCGGCTTCCGCCCGAGCAGACCTGA
- a CDS encoding tetratricopeptide repeat protein: MGTAPSTPKRLIHVFIASPGDLAEERRAFKETIDELNKGFGRGANVEFVPLGWEDALALVGRRSQSVINQDVDTCDAFILVMWRRWGQEAPDAAPYSSYTEEEFYRALRLFENAGRPEIFVFFKHIDPGQMADPGPQLTKILEFRKKLESTRQVLYRGFKTIEEFRNEIDTHLVAFATGRVPTPGGMTRVPLLPDSVALEVEKHKGDAQRAVNEIEKLKAEMQRLMEEAERARAEAKSALARAEAAENVTEAKAARRSVELAEQAARAALEGNVEEARQDFAKALDGTTNLRVLGLGAEFFARIGEHDEAERLARRRLAICGPDAETADTAEAYSALADIICGRPGDLSQAEEMYRKALGIAELLKDPERMSIEYTNLGILFELRGELEQSEEMHRKAMVLDEALGDKYALARDYSNLGTIYRKRKEFDNSEGVLKKALELDEGLGLESYVATDYLSLGALEVNRGELDKAEELLRKSLEVSLRGNLKQFSGRAYEALGVVALRQSQPDKARELMRQAEAIYRQLSMSKDRDRCASLIARLDRPQTQ; encoded by the coding sequence ATGGGAACAGCCCCATCGACACCCAAGCGACTGATTCACGTCTTCATTGCGTCACCGGGGGACTTGGCAGAAGAACGCCGGGCATTCAAGGAGACAATTGACGAGCTAAATAAGGGCTTTGGTCGTGGCGCAAACGTTGAGTTTGTCCCGCTCGGATGGGAAGACGCACTTGCGCTAGTCGGTCGACGTTCGCAGAGCGTAATCAATCAGGACGTCGATACGTGCGATGCTTTTATACTGGTCATGTGGCGTCGCTGGGGCCAAGAGGCCCCAGATGCCGCTCCATACTCGTCCTATACCGAGGAAGAGTTCTATCGAGCATTGAGGCTGTTTGAGAACGCAGGACGCCCAGAGATTTTTGTCTTCTTCAAGCACATTGATCCGGGGCAGATGGCAGATCCTGGTCCACAACTCACAAAGATCCTTGAGTTCCGCAAGAAGCTCGAGTCAACTCGCCAAGTACTCTATCGTGGATTCAAGACGATTGAGGAATTTAGGAACGAGATTGATACGCACCTTGTCGCTTTCGCAACCGGGAGGGTCCCAACTCCAGGGGGGATGACGCGTGTTCCGCTCCTGCCTGACTCTGTTGCGTTGGAAGTAGAGAAACACAAGGGAGATGCGCAGCGCGCTGTCAATGAGATTGAGAAGCTCAAGGCTGAGATGCAGCGCCTTATGGAAGAGGCAGAGCGGGCACGAGCAGAAGCAAAGAGCGCGTTGGCGCGAGCCGAGGCGGCCGAGAACGTGACGGAAGCCAAGGCAGCACGACGGTCAGTAGAACTGGCCGAGCAGGCAGCCAGGGCTGCTTTGGAGGGGAATGTCGAGGAGGCCCGTCAGGATTTCGCAAAGGCGCTCGATGGAACAACGAACCTACGTGTGCTTGGCCTTGGGGCGGAGTTCTTCGCAAGAATTGGTGAGCACGACGAAGCCGAGAGGCTGGCAAGACGCCGCTTGGCAATTTGTGGCCCCGATGCGGAAACGGCCGATACTGCTGAGGCATATAGCGCGCTTGCTGATATTATTTGCGGAAGGCCTGGTGACCTCAGTCAGGCCGAGGAGATGTACAGAAAGGCGCTGGGGATAGCTGAGTTGCTGAAAGATCCTGAGCGCATGAGCATTGAGTATACGAACCTTGGAATATTGTTTGAGTTGCGAGGTGAGTTGGAGCAGTCGGAAGAAATGCACAGAAAGGCCATGGTGTTAGACGAGGCGCTTGGTGACAAGTATGCACTGGCTAGAGATTACTCCAACCTTGGGACCATATATCGAAAAAGAAAGGAGTTTGACAATTCCGAGGGTGTGCTCAAGAAGGCGCTAGAGCTTGATGAGGGGCTTGGGTTGGAAAGTTATGTTGCGACGGATTATCTGAGCCTCGGAGCCCTTGAGGTGAATCGGGGGGAGCTTGATAAAGCGGAAGAGTTACTCCGGAAGTCTTTGGAGGTTTCTCTGCGAGGCAATTTAAAGCAGTTTTCCGGACGAGCATATGAGGCTCTTGGAGTTGTGGCCTTAAGGCAGTCTCAGCCGGACAAAGCCCGGGAGTTGATGAGGCAGGCGGAGGCGATATATAGGCAGCTGTCCATGTCCAAGGATCGGGATCGTTGTGCCTCGTTAATCGCCAGGCTTGATAGGCCGCAAACCCAATAG
- a CDS encoding SRPBCC family protein encodes MTQQPVIHSTFTIDRVYKNASPQRVFAAFSTPATKRRWMVEGEGWEVLSFDMDFRVGGLEQSRFRFKGGPEIRNDTVYQDIVPNQRIVIAYTMGMGDNRFSASLATMEFVPAEGGTRLVFTEQGAYFDNADAPKNREEGTRQLLEALAEELKKSQ; translated from the coding sequence ATGACCCAGCAGCCAGTCATCCACAGCACCTTCACCATCGACCGCGTCTACAAGAACGCGTCCCCCCAGCGTGTCTTCGCCGCCTTCTCCACACCTGCCACCAAGCGTCGGTGGATGGTCGAGGGCGAGGGCTGGGAGGTCCTCTCCTTCGACATGGACTTCCGCGTCGGAGGCCTGGAGCAGAGCCGCTTCCGCTTCAAGGGTGGGCCGGAGATCCGCAACGACACCGTCTACCAGGACATCGTCCCCAACCAGCGCATCGTCATCGCGTACACGATGGGGATGGGCGACAACCGGTTCTCCGCCTCGCTCGCCACCATGGAGTTCGTGCCGGCCGAAGGGGGCACGCGGCTCGTCTTCACCGAGCAGGGCGCCTACTTCGACAACGCCGACGCACCGAAGAACCGTGAGGAGGGCACGCGGCAGTTGCTGGAGGCGCTCGCCGAGGAGCTGAAGAAGTCCCAGTAG
- a CDS encoding N-acetylmuramoyl-L-alanine amidase: protein MRLALVLPLLLLLVPGAVGAAKRNEAEEAYQGARRAYYALKDDAARRKLRHHWLNVVRKFETVASKHPKSERAPDALFTAAELLQELSRASFVEEDLKSAISHYKQVCDGYPKHRLADDAALALARIQVNRLDQPDAARRTLTEALATNGKGDQAKDMKALLASLPGAKVAPASRPAPTKAAPSDERASAVAQVSPPAERKGPTLVEAIEKLAREPSPMIPRLDPNARKAVEDEEPGLDSAVVAALAAKKASEDAQVARDAKSVAPAPSTVASARKQPAAEEPPARDTKAPGVVAARDVKPEPVSAPKSGASVPESKPAAEPSSAVAVAEKSAPVREKDEAKGQGSAKASEAPFHIAVAPPEPPKPITRPVDDQVAQARLKAVAKQSRSAELTLAEQLGLKVRRVVIDPGHGGHDTGAIGKEGTREKDVALSISKKLAEALREKGLEVVLTRDDDRFIRLEDRAKFANAEHGDLFISVHCNAAAKRKLRGVETYTLNTSADRYSIRLAARENQSSEKGISDLQFILADLATKANTEESSRLANQVQRNLVSGLARKYTGIKDLGHKEALFYVLLGVKMPAILVETSFLSNPEEEERLASGAYQSEVANAIAQGVEAFLDDRSRVAKVD, encoded by the coding sequence ATGCGCCTCGCCCTCGTGCTGCCCCTGCTGCTGCTGCTCGTCCCGGGCGCGGTGGGAGCGGCGAAGCGGAATGAGGCCGAGGAGGCCTACCAGGGCGCCCGGCGCGCCTACTACGCGCTGAAGGACGACGCGGCCCGGCGCAAGCTGCGCCACCACTGGCTCAACGTGGTGCGCAAGTTCGAGACGGTGGCCAGCAAGCACCCGAAGTCCGAGCGCGCGCCGGATGCGCTCTTCACCGCGGCAGAGCTGCTCCAGGAACTGAGCCGCGCCTCCTTCGTCGAGGAGGACCTGAAGTCGGCCATCTCCCACTACAAGCAGGTGTGCGACGGGTACCCGAAGCACCGGCTCGCGGATGACGCGGCGCTGGCGCTGGCGCGCATCCAGGTGAATCGGCTGGACCAGCCGGATGCGGCGCGCCGCACCCTGACGGAGGCGCTCGCCACCAACGGCAAGGGAGACCAGGCGAAGGACATGAAGGCGCTGCTGGCCTCGCTGCCGGGGGCCAAGGTGGCTCCGGCGAGCCGGCCCGCGCCGACGAAGGCCGCGCCCTCCGACGAGCGCGCCTCCGCGGTGGCCCAGGTGTCACCGCCGGCCGAGCGCAAGGGGCCCACGCTGGTGGAGGCCATCGAGAAGCTCGCGCGCGAGCCGTCGCCGATGATTCCCCGGTTGGACCCGAACGCGCGCAAGGCCGTGGAGGACGAGGAGCCGGGGCTGGACTCCGCGGTGGTGGCGGCGCTCGCGGCGAAGAAGGCCTCGGAAGACGCGCAGGTGGCCAGGGACGCGAAGTCCGTTGCTCCGGCGCCGAGCACCGTGGCCTCGGCGCGGAAGCAGCCCGCCGCCGAGGAGCCGCCGGCCCGGGACACGAAGGCGCCCGGGGTCGTCGCGGCCCGGGACGTGAAGCCGGAGCCCGTGTCGGCGCCGAAGTCCGGCGCGTCCGTCCCGGAGTCGAAGCCCGCGGCCGAGCCGTCCTCCGCCGTGGCGGTGGCGGAGAAGTCCGCGCCCGTCCGCGAGAAGGACGAGGCGAAGGGGCAGGGGAGCGCGAAGGCCTCCGAGGCGCCGTTCCACATCGCCGTCGCTCCGCCGGAGCCGCCGAAGCCGATTACGCGCCCGGTGGACGACCAGGTGGCGCAGGCGCGGCTGAAGGCGGTGGCGAAGCAGTCGCGCAGCGCGGAGCTGACGCTGGCGGAGCAGCTCGGGCTCAAGGTGCGCCGCGTGGTCATCGACCCGGGGCACGGCGGGCATGACACGGGGGCCATCGGCAAGGAGGGGACGCGTGAGAAGGACGTGGCGCTGTCCATCTCCAAGAAGCTGGCCGAGGCGCTGCGGGAGAAGGGGCTGGAGGTGGTGCTGACGCGCGACGACGACCGGTTCATCCGGCTGGAGGACCGCGCGAAGTTCGCCAATGCCGAGCACGGCGACTTGTTCATCTCCGTCCACTGCAACGCGGCGGCGAAGCGGAAGCTGCGAGGCGTGGAGACGTACACGCTGAACACGTCGGCGGACCGCTACTCCATCCGGCTGGCGGCGCGGGAGAACCAGTCGTCGGAGAAGGGCATCAGCGACTTGCAGTTCATCCTGGCGGACCTGGCGACAAAGGCAAACACCGAGGAGTCGTCGCGGCTGGCGAACCAGGTGCAGCGCAACCTGGTGTCGGGCCTGGCGCGCAAGTACACGGGCATCAAGGACCTGGGGCACAAGGAGGCGCTGTTCTACGTGCTGCTGGGCGTGAAGATGCCGGCCATCCTCGTGGAGACGTCCTTCCTCTCCAACCCGGAGGAGGAGGAGCGCCTGGCCTCGGGCGCGTACCAGTCCGAGGTGGCGAATGCCATTGCCCAGGGCGTGGAGGCCTTCCTCGACGACCGCAGCCGCGTGGCGAAGGTGGACTGA
- a CDS encoding ArsR/SmtB family transcription factor: MLNQREPIDRVFHALGDPTRRVLLERLSRGPASVSELARPLGVTLAAVVQHLQVLEDSGVVRTEKVGRVRTCRLEPTGLRAAEQWLEERRTLWERRFDRLGALLEEQDASETPTEKKKEEP, encoded by the coding sequence ATGCTTAACCAACGCGAGCCCATCGACCGGGTGTTCCACGCCCTGGGAGACCCGACCCGGAGAGTCCTGCTGGAGAGGCTGAGCCGGGGCCCGGCCTCGGTCAGCGAGCTGGCCCGGCCGCTCGGCGTGACGCTGGCGGCCGTCGTTCAGCACCTCCAGGTGCTGGAGGACAGCGGCGTCGTCCGGACGGAGAAGGTCGGCCGGGTCCGTACGTGCCGGCTTGAGCCCACGGGGCTGCGCGCGGCGGAGCAGTGGCTGGAAGAGCGGCGCACCCTGTGGGAGCGCCGGTTCGACCGCCTGGGCGCGCTGCTCGAAGAGCAGGACGCGTCCGAAACCCCCACCGAGAAGAAGAAGGAAGAGCCATGA
- a CDS encoding DUF3592 domain-containing protein yields the protein MQLAIPHAPRKVLLTQVPGAVGRLVRGVVLGLAAIALVGAGAAWAGRFFVEEQGFAVRAEEVEGLLMATRLPPLDARDGAEGTLEVLYTFQDREHSVAGVRTFAEYAEGLGHGAKVKLLVDPNQPDRPREAGFARARASRVGLLPWGLGLGTLLAVGFFAWEARRLWRAEVEPLRLGALVWLTPEGPLPETRREVVFPAHYFRQDVKHAVRARVRPGRAPVRNGDKVLAAVVPRQPGWARVIDQDLAKVLGWVR from the coding sequence ATGCAGCTCGCCATTCCCCATGCTCCCCGGAAGGTCCTACTGACGCAGGTGCCCGGCGCGGTGGGCCGCCTCGTGCGAGGCGTGGTGCTGGGCCTCGCCGCCATTGCCCTCGTCGGAGCCGGTGCGGCGTGGGCCGGGCGCTTCTTCGTGGAGGAGCAGGGCTTCGCCGTGCGCGCCGAGGAAGTCGAGGGGCTGCTGATGGCCACGCGGCTGCCACCTCTGGACGCGCGGGACGGGGCGGAGGGGACGCTGGAGGTGCTCTACACCTTCCAGGACCGGGAGCACTCGGTGGCGGGCGTGCGCACCTTCGCCGAGTACGCGGAAGGGCTGGGCCATGGCGCGAAGGTGAAGCTGCTGGTGGACCCGAACCAGCCGGACCGGCCCCGGGAAGCGGGCTTCGCGCGGGCACGGGCCTCGCGGGTGGGCCTGCTGCCCTGGGGCCTGGGACTGGGGACGCTGCTGGCGGTGGGCTTCTTCGCGTGGGAGGCGCGTCGGCTGTGGCGGGCGGAGGTGGAGCCGCTGCGGCTGGGCGCGCTGGTGTGGCTGACGCCGGAGGGGCCGCTGCCGGAGACGCGCCGCGAGGTGGTGTTTCCCGCGCACTACTTCCGGCAGGACGTGAAGCACGCGGTGCGCGCGCGAGTGCGGCCCGGGCGGGCGCCGGTGCGCAACGGAGACAAGGTGCTGGCGGCGGTGGTGCCGCGGCAGCCGGGCTGGGCGCGCGTCATCGACCAGGACCTGGCGAAGGTGCTGGGCTGGGTGCGCTGA